A window of Phragmites australis chromosome 15, lpPhrAust1.1, whole genome shotgun sequence genomic DNA:
TCCCCATTCCTCACCATTCGCTACGTGCAGCAGGTCACAAATATCATCAACCCAACACGCGGGTAGCCTCTGCCGTAGCGCGCAAAAGcaatgcaaataaataaataggtGCAAACAGCGAATATGATATCCATCCTCACCCAAAGGCTATTGttgtttttatcattttattagTGGATGGGTTGATTTGCAGAAAATTCTCGTACAATCATAAAATATTACGAAATAACTCTTCTACTAATATATTGATGAAATTAACTGTAGcctttaataaaaattaaactGACAATATTCATTATTTACACTTATTTACTTATTTACACCAAATATTTTCTCCCAGAAATGAGCCGTTTCCACGGGCAAAACCAGCCACCTCCACAGAAATCCGCGCGGCCACCCTGTCCCGCCTCTCCACTGCCGTCGCAGGCGGGCAGCCGACGAAAACAATACCTTTGCGGCTATCTGTCTCCACGGACGATGACGATTGCCCAGGCCGCTCCGGCAGTGcctgccgccgcgcccgccatGTGCTGCCTTTCCACCCCCTGCAGAAGCACTTCACCGCGGGCATTGCTGTCGCGGGCGAGGGCTGGGGCGACGGCGGGTTCAGGTGGCGACCCCGCCGGCGCACGCCGATGCGGACGCGgtcggcgcggcgcggcgggcggaCCACCGGCCTCGTGATCGTGGGCGAGTTCGGCGGGACGTACGAGGAGGGGTTCGAGGACGTGCACAAGGTAGGCACGATTTGCCTCACTGGCTGCTCGGGCATGCCATAAAAATTCTTCACTGACTGCTCGAACGTACGTGTGGCATTGGTCTGTTTACCATTGACTCTTTATCGAAACAGGAATCAAACTCGTTTAGCTGGTTGTGTGAATTGACTCATCCATCTCCTTGATTATCGTGTTCTGACGTGCAGAACATCATCAACTACTTCACTTACAAGGCTACGCACAGGGTCCTCCATCAGCTGTACGAGATGAATCCGCCATGGTACACTGGCTATACCTCCGTTTGGTTGTTCTTATGATTTAGCCTGGCTCATATGCAGTGAGTCAGGCTCGAATTATGTACATACAATGTTATttatttagttagttgtatGTACTCAATCTGATTAAGAAAAAATTGTGTTTGTTTGTTCACATGAGTATGGTatgatatttaaataaaaaaaaagtattaacatgatttttattttacataaatacactctataatacgtaatttatcatattaaaccttaatctaatttaaaatataataatatgagttaatactcACTAACTATATGCTAATATCATCTCCTGGCCTAGGAAAAATTGATTCAAAATCTGTTTCATGGGAGCCAGGCTACAACAGTGATTTTGCATCCACTCGTTGAAGCTCTCGCTCGTGTA
This region includes:
- the LOC133893081 gene encoding uncharacterized protein LOC133893081; its protein translation is MAWVMTEAARAWSWKNEYDEERRCCGNEPFPRAKPATSTEIRAATLSRLSTAVAGGQPTKTIPLRLSVSTDDDDCPGRSGSACRRARHVLPFHPLQKHFTAGIAVAGEGWGDGGFRWRPRRRTPMRTRSARRGGRTTGLVIVGEFGGTYEEGFEDVHKNIINYFTYKATHRVLHQLYEMNPPCYLAVDDPLNGDYFLRLLAKKCDHAKMYERISNENLEIMRQRLLETVVWPTVSRRLLDKQY